The following is a genomic window from Tripterygium wilfordii isolate XIE 37 chromosome 19, ASM1340144v1, whole genome shotgun sequence.
AATCGTCCCCAGAAGCTTCAAATTCTCTGTAAATCTTGTACGCGTGTCGAGAGAACTCCTCGTAGTTGAGCTTCCCATCTTCATCACCATCCATCTCCCTGCAAATCAAACATTGCCTAATATTCATACGACTACTACTTAATTAATCAAGAGGATCAGTCTAAACTGATTGCTAATGGAATGCAAGCTTATAACAATCCAAGTCTAAAACCCATCTCTGCATTACTTAATTTTTCCAGTCAAAACCCATCTCTGCATTGCTCCATCGTTACTGTCTTCTGGGTGCAAGAAACTGCAAGAGAAGGTGATTTGAAGTCATCAAACTAACGCATTGttttgaagaagagaaaatgcACAAGGAAAAGGTAGGGAAATGAAAGAATGACAGAAAATGAATACGTGTTGAACTCGTCGAAGCTGAGGGATCCATTGCCATCAACATCTGCAGTCATGAACCTCTGCTTCCACCATCCAGCTTCACCATGccccatttcatttttttctattttattaaagaaaaagaaaagaataccaGATTTTATAAGCACAATCTTTTCAACCTTTGTTAATTTCCTAGCCAACCAAACAAGAGTATACACTTATCTGTGCATAGCATGATTAGAAATCAACAAATTTTACCTATATCTTCTTCAGAAAATTGGGGCAGATACTCTTCAAAAGTAATATCTCCATCCCcatttttatcttttaattcAATCTCTTTGTGTGTTCTGTAACTCAAACGATCCATTGCTTGATTTATATTCCAAGCCTCCATCTCCAATGGAGTGACAAACCCATCATTTGGTGCATTATCTAACCCGGGAAATAAAAACATCAATCTCAAGGTGATATTCAACTTCCCTTCATCGCCGAGATATTCATGTGCATCGGGAATGTCTTCGATGTGAGAATCCTCTTCTGCATTGCTCGATCCTCTTTCCTCGGCTGCTCTTTCCAATCTTGTTAGCAGAGGGTCAAAATTTGGTGCCGGAAATTTGTAACCTAGGCGGCGACTAAGGCCAAGACGACTATGGTCACCTTGGTTCTTTGGGGAGAGGAacatgaagatgatgaagacgGTGGCTAGAAGGGGATAGACCACCGCCTTCCCCATTTTCCAAGCACCGGTGAAGTCCCAATGGAATTGGGAAGAGAGACAAAATGTTGGAGCAAAAAGAAAGACAGTTATTTTTGCTTCTTACCTATTTTTGTGTCTGGTGTCAAGTACCAGCTTGAGTGGAGGGAAAGACGGTTATAGACAGTTAAATGGGAAGGGCAATCTAAATTTACGGACAATTGGCaataagagcactttagacaacttaattgtaaaaaggtaatggacatttttaaaattgtaaaaaagtacaatttaagggtaatttggtcatctgacttaagatattttttagtttatacctacaataccctccttcttcttcttcttcttctccctccaactatccaacttcctctctttctctcattcttctctactaaaagttatctccttctttctcttcttcttcttcttcttcttcttcttcttcttattctcgatctgaatttgttcttcgttgccttcttctccgtttttggtcgagtttctcctctcttcatcgccttcttcgtcgttgctcaatctggactgcgtcgagttgctctgccttgtttttgacagatctggacgatgcttcgttgttcaatctgggctgtgctttgtttttttgcagatctgaactctggttcgttttttgcagagatgtatcactatagtatcactatagtatcaccatagtatcaccaacatcaaaaaatcactaaaatgatacaatgaaactagtatgcatacttcatcttcctaattacttttcctttcttgattttcttttcttggttacctctcttattcgttttggaaaaacatttacaagtgcagagatgtatcactatagtatcaccaacaccaaaaattcattaaaatgatgtaattgaaccaatgtgcatacttcttcttcctaatcacttttcctttcttggttttcttttcttggtttgtacatctcttgctcgttttggaaaaacatttacagctgcagagatgtatcactatagtatcaccaacaccaaaaatccactaaaatgacataattgaactagaaagacatgtaatgcaatcaaatttacattctaacatttatatcatcattttataagcaaaagatataaattgaacactaaattggatcttctatttaaaagtatcactattgtatcacaattcgtggagagagaaaatcaaatttgaggttattttggtaaaagataatcccagtgtacttttttaaaaggatgttttagtgactgcacttttttacaattaagtataatctgatgtaccggcctccaaaagtcccctAAATTTATGTGCATGTAGTCATGAGCCAGACAGCTAAGCCCATTGATCACATGACATAATCCCCCGACCAAACTTGGTGGGCTAAGGACGTAAAAACCCATTACTTGTCAAACCCGCTAGCTATTGGGCCGAGGTCCAAAACAAATCACTTTTGAAATTATGGCGGCATGGCACCACTTCACCAGTTTAGAATCAAACTCCAGATCTTATACCAAAAAAATGATCATTTCAATGAGGAAGAGGCAGCTAGACCAAAAAGAACAATATGCCCCAAATAGTTAACATAATCAAGATGAGGGTTCAAACATTATGTATGGCAATATACACACGCTAGGGATTAGTCGAGGAACACTTTAGTTGAAGGAACAGAAAAATAAACTAGGATTACTTCTGTTCTCCAGCAAGTTGCATACAATTCCACTTCGAGTCACAGAGATCGCAAGGTGAGTCGCCACTATTGTCCTTCACATTTATTTCCGCATTATGCTTCACTAGAAATTCGGCAACGACTTCTCTTTCACATACTGCAGCATAATGCAGTGGAGTTTGGCCTTCATTGTCCTTCCATAAGATACAGAATTCAATAAGAAAAACAGTATCATTATTATCAGCAACGAAGACAAAAGAATCacacaaccaaaatcaacaaactGTCCAAGTCTTGCACAAAATCTATGCCAACATAGATTTATAGACAACATTGGTATCATAGATGAGGAACGACTTGAGTGACAAGAATATCCCTATGACGATCAGGAACTGAGAAATTTCATACACCTCCAACCACTCTttgaaaacaaaggaaaatagTCAGGTTGGCTAACCGTATCATTACTAACCAATAGAGATTTATTTCACGATGATGCCAATGACCCAAAAAGTAGGGTGTAAAACCACCTGAACTCCAGCCCACGTAGGGTGGGAGACAATTGTCCACCAAAACCCCATAGAAAATCCAACATTTTCAATGTTAAtacaaaaacaagtaaaaaatTGCGGAGTAGAATACAGGGTATTGCAATGATTAAAATCGGTATATACTCTGAACAGAGCCATATAAGGAAGAGGAAAGCAACCCCAAACAAAACCTAGCAGGATAATTAACTTACTTTGGTATTCACATCAGCATTTCTACCAACAAGCTTTTCCACGATGTTAAGGTGGCCACGGTCTACAGCCCAGTGCAATGGGGTGCGGCCCTCACTATCTGCAATTATTGGTAACAGGGTGATAAATTACAATAGGATACAAATACAAGTGACGCAGAAAGTGCTTTCACAATTTACTTATTAGTTATCATTAATGGAAACATCATCAGGGCTAATGATTTCCAATTTGTATGCTTAATAAAATATCATAAAGAGTAGCAACTTATCGACTAAAACATATAATCTTATTCTTACTTGATACAGGAAAGGTTTAGCAGGAAAAAAGGTCGTAAAACAAGtataaagagaaaagaaacagaCTCTAAAGCAAGTAGTAGGAGTTATATTGATAGTACATGTCCTAAATAATGCTATAACTATGAGGTGCAAACCGACCAAGCCATATTCAGCATGGGTAATTGGCTGGGCATATGAAAACTGAAACAAACCTTTCGCATCCACTGAAACGCCACTTTCAATACACTTCAGCAAATTATCCACCTCTCCTTCTCTTGCAAAGGCATGAATAGCATCCATTTTCCTGTGAAATAGTTAGACTTTAGCATCATCAATGGAAATTCTCTGCAGGTACCACCTTACTCTCAAAGAAGGGAAAGTTAGCGATACTTAATAGGATCAACATATTATCCAAAAGCAAGAATCCCaaattatcaaaagaaaaggtaatgACCAGACAAACCCGGCAAAATAATTTACTATTACAGGTTAAAAACTTCTCATAAATAACTTATTGTGTCACTCGGATGATGATAGTGACACACTTGCCAATTAAAAGAGCCATTGATTGTTAATCAAGCCTTGAAGTCAAACTAAAGACATTATACCCAAAATCAACTAGCCCAAGCATAAATCCTAGCACAGGACATGCTAATAATGGCTAAGCTAGTACTAAATCAACCAGCTTTATGCCTAGTTAAAAATGCATACATATGTGTGATAACAaatattcttcatcaatcatcaGTTGATTTTCACATAAACCAAACTCTTCTTTGTTCTTCCCTTTAGTTTATAATTCATATTATCATGTAATAGAGCCAATATCCTGCCAAAAAAATGTAATAGAGCCGATATAAATCCATGGGGAAACTAcacaaaaaggaacaaaaagtCGAAAACAAATCACCTTCCTAATAAATTACAACACCtaataaaaatatttccaaATATTAAAAGGTATGAAAATTAACCCTCCAATCCTAATACCTGCAATACCCAAATTTTGAACTAATTATGGATGATAGGAAATTTAGTAAGCAAAGAGTTTGTCAAATACACAAGTTTGTTCTCCACAAGCAAAAGCAACAAGGGCAATACCAATACTAATAAGCAACAACTATGCCACATTTAACATCTTATAGTCGCTGCCCATTTCAAACTCATAGAAAGATAATAGAACCATAAGAAAAATGGTCCATAGAAAACATGCCCATGCACCCTTGCACTTGTAAGGTACACACACAAGATACAATTCACAGATCTGAAAAATAAGAAACATGCAGCCAGCTAAAAACATAACAATACAAAAAAATCTGCATGAGAAATCTACGTCAAGAGCCAGGACATCTAGAAGTGCTAAGAACCTTACAACTCATTTCCACCTTCCTCCTCATAAACGAAAGAGCTGAAAACTGGTCCCATAGGCCCTTTAGCTTCTGCACTTGATGCCCCATCATTCCCGGCTTTCCTCTTCTGGTTATCCATATTTTAAAGCATCATAAATGAAGAAATAAGTATTTGTAGCGTACATAGCAAGATGAAGacatcaacaatattaaaaTCTCACCATTGAAGAACCAGATGCCCACGTAGGATAAAGTTCTGTAACAATTTCAATATACTTCAGCATTGCTTCTTCTGGTGGCATTGCACCCATTTTTTGCCATGCTTGCCTGGCATATATTAACAGAGAACAACAGTTCAACCACTCCGAATACTATATCATTTTGAAATAGAAAACTTCCAACCCTATGGAAATACGTTGTAGAAATGCAAAGATCCTGTCTTGACCATAACCAAATAGATGATAACATCTCCAACGGCatcaaactagcaagataaaacTCAATAACAAAAGAGAAATACTGAAACCACTTGAtaaaacagaaacaaacaaTACCATTTAGCACGAGCACTCATCTTCAGCGCGGATGGCTGCGGTGTGCTACAGGGCCCCTCCGTCGCAATCTTATACAATCCATAAAGCTGCAGCTGCAATTCATTGGACACCTTCTGGGACAGCCGATCCGCCGCAGCAGTCGCCACAAAAGCAGTCGCGGCACTAAAAGCCTCGTCTAGCTCCGTGCTCTCCACGCCCTCccaatcatcatcgtcatcattaTCACTGCCAGGTAGGCTCTCATTTCTCACACTCCCATGCTCACCGATCAGCGAATCTAGATCGTGAGCTCGACCGCCAAAATCTTCGGAGCCTCCTTCGATTATCTTTGCCTCGGGTCTGGTTTGCTCCTGAGGTTGGGTTTCAGCACTAAAATTGCGCGTCACGGTGAGATTCTCATCCTTGAAAGCGACGACGATGGAGATGAGCTTGGCGAGGAGGTAAGAAAATACGAGGCCGATAAGAACAGATTGGATAAGCTGCTGCCAGTCTCCCATGGCGGCCATAGAAAACCGTATAACAACAAAAAAACCCTAACCTTAGAGATAGAAATTGGGTAAAATAGGAAAAATCTACGGTTAGTCTAAAACCCTATATATGGAGTCATGGCCATTGTCGAGGACCAGAAAGAGAtagaagaagtaaaaaaaaaacaaaacctagAAACTGAAGAGATTCTCGAGAAAATAATTTAGGcaaaaaaaccctaatattGGAATTGAAGTAGATATGGCGTTCTTCTCTGAGAGGAGAAAATTTGGCGCCGGAGAAACAGAGTGCAGCTTATTAACAGTGAGATGGAGGCCCAACACGCACGTTTTTAGGGAAATTTTTTCACCTGCTTTACGAATATTCTTGGCCAATTTTGGCCCATTGGTGTGTCAGGCCACCTACAAGCCCAATAAAGAAAGATTATGAATGGGCCTACAGAAGGAAAATGAGGCCCAAATACTTAATGACAATTGGCCCAGTCCAATAGTTAagattttagtgttattttggtCACAATTGTTAACACACAAGTTGTAGccacaaaaaaattgtgagCAGCAGCGAGCACCTCAGGCTCAGAGCAACAGAGCTGGGCCATTGAACATCACAATGGGCCAAGTTTTATCcaacttaccttcgtctataTTTGGGCTGGAGTGTCTGGCCTCATTGTGCACACAATCGTACTTCACAATGCTGGATATTAGTGTTGCAATGGGCCTATTTTGGGCAAAAAtaaatgtgtattttttttaccCATATGAGAGTTGAATACGTATATCTCCGAACGTAGATAAACGTAATATATTTACATGGTAAAAAACCAACATATATCGCTCAAGTAAACCATAATGATATATAGCTCAACTAAACCTTAGAAGACACGGAAAAATTGAACATTGTTTAGAGTACATGAGCAGATTTACAAATGTAAGTATTCTCAGTAAAAGGCTTCAATTTAAGAAATGTAAAACAGAAAACAGTTGCCTTAGCCACAAAATCATTCTCTATATCACTTGGTATTGCTTACACATTGGTTGGGGACTAGTCACAGACTCACAGACCATACTTAACTGGTCATCTGCATCCCAGCTCAGCTCTTCCTTCAGCACTAATACTTGTATTTACACAAAGCTTCTGAAGATCGACGTACCCGATTATCGTGTCCTCAAAAACTGCATCTGCCAATTGGGCTTCATCGAAAGTGGATCCCGAGAGTACCGTGTTCTTAAACACAGCTCCTTGGAGATTGGCCTTCCCAAAATTTACACGATCTAGCACAGCATTAGAAAAGTCTACACCTGCAGGTATTTCGTTTTGCCATCAGTCTATAATGTTGTACTACCATCAACGACACTGCTACTGGGCATGAAAAAGAAGCACAGAACCACATATTTCATTATGCTCCAGTACAAGTGTAGATGTCCTTTGTACCAATTCCGGTATAAAATAGATTTCGTTTCAGTTTGCCATTCGAATTCGCATAAGCAAAGAGATCATTCTCCCGTTCGTTAAGGGATTATTTAAAAATATCAAGAGGCATCAAAAAAATTACCCTTGAAGCTGGCCCCGACGGCGTAAGCCTTTGACATCACTACTTCTGTCATGTCAGCACCATCGAACTTAGCATCTGAGACAAGTGCAGCAGAAAGGGACTTTCCTTTCAGGTTGGATTTTTCATTTGTATAGTCACAATAGCGGAGATCAAGTGGCTTGTCATAGACCCCATTTGCCTGACCTATGGTGTTTCCCACAAATGCACGCTCACACCGATTTGGATCTGTTGATAATGGAGGCAACCTCTGCGTGGCAAACATGAGCattaaatcaataattataCATATTATTATTAGAAACTTTGTTTGGGAATAAGAAGTTGCTGAAAATAATGAAACATGATGAAAACTTTAAACGAAATATTCTCATTCCAGATTGCGCAATATAAGTTCTACCAAATTCCTTCTATCCGACTTACTTCAAGAGTACAACCTACCAACAGATACCAATGTGAGTAGTAATCACACCTATTGAACATTTGTAAAGCAGAATTCATGAAGATCAAAAAGCTCAGATACGGAGAATGCTATATCAGGAAATCGATGATTAGCACTTTTGTGACTGATTCACATTTTGCTGCTCCTGATACCTATTATAGCAGATACTCATGTTGACATATTTTGGACAGTTTCCTTATTACTTAAAGTGCACATAACAAAACGACTGGAAAACATGACATTAAAAAGAGGATAATCAATTTCCAAACATACAACAACTAGAACATTAAAATCttgaataacaaaatcaactgTAAGTTCTTGCTTTACCTTGTTTTCATATCATGATGTATTGGTGATGCTTTCATATGCAATGGCCTTTCACATTCCAAAGTAGCACTAAGATCTTAGATCTAGTTGTTCAATATAAAAGTCACTGTTCTAGATTTTATCTTTTCATAAGATCGTCATTATATCTAAATAAGCTCTAAATGATTGTGGAAGGTATGTTTGAGTATATCTGTTCAACAATTTTCCAAACTAAAAGGCATAATTCAAGCATTCATGAAAGTTGCAAAACAGAGCAAAATAATGCTCATAAAAGCCTCTGAATAAAGAGAAAATATTGAAGGGAAAACAGAAGTCAATAAAGCAATGGTGTGATATAAGCGAAACAGATACAGAGAGCTGAGGTTTTAACCTGATTGGCGGCAATTACAGGCGTTGCACTGGTCAAAGCCCAGACAGCAAAAATTCCACAAGCTACACTCTTCACTTCCTTCAGTTGAAACAAGTTTTCCCTCCCCTCAGAACCATCTCTGCTAACTGGTTCAAAATTAACCCCAAAAAAACATCAGCACGTTCATCACAAGGCTCCAAATAAACACTTAATCATGCATCAAAAGAGAGAGCAATTCACAAATGTCGCTATTTGCTGTTTCTTGAACTCGAAATTCGATGTACAATGGGTTAGAAAAGGGGAACACAATGAAACCCAATCGACAGAATAATGTCTTTGCTACATGGGCAACAATTTATATCAACAATTTGTGCAAGATTTAATATAATGATTTAAGCAAGAAACCAGAAATGAGTAcacaaaatcaaacacaataaGGAGAGAAAACCCagcaagaagaaattgataccAGAGCAAGTGATTCTGGGCGGAACAGCAACGGAGAACCGACGGAGAGAAAATCCGTATTGGGAGAGAAGGGGTGAAATGGTAGCCATCGATTTCTCTTTCAAGTTTCAGCGTCTATGCATATGCACCCATCAAACTGAAAAAGCTTATCCATTCATGGACTGCATACGTGGATCTGACGTGGCATGATAAGTCCTCTGAATCTTGGTCAGATTTTTGGACCGGAAATTGAAGAAATGGTAAAGATAATTGGGATTGTTGAACCAAACGAAGTCACATTTGCAAAATCGAAGTTCTGATTATAGAGCTGAGAGCATATCTCCTACTGGATTGTTGAACCAAGCAGAGATGGAGAAGTTGCCTATGACAACTTTGGCTCATGCGGACGACCCTTTGCCTCAAGCGGACCGACGTGAGTTTAAGTCCATTGCAATTTGCGAGTTGAATTATTACTCAGCTTAATGCATGTGAATGTCATTGTGCATTATCTTTCTAAATTTACCAGTTGATTATCCGAATTTACCAGTTGATTATCCGAACAGCCACTGAGCGAGTTTAATGTTATCAACAAAAATTGATTCTTATTTTCATCTCCGAGAGAGTGTTTGAACTTGTGATGATTAACTTTATCAGCATTTACcccatttgaaatgtaacacaaaacctcaaaattcGCATAGAGATTTTTAATTCAAAATAACTTCCAACAAGAAGGGATTCCTTGGAATGGGAAAAAAGGTCTCTTCTCCtctcagaaaaagaaaatgacatgaAAAATCAAAACACACACACCCACAAAGATTCATGAAGCTATATCTATGCATCGCTTATAAACACAAGAAAAACACATAAGAATCAAACGAATCACTCTTAAGAGCACaaccagaagctgccaatgTCTCTTGATCCATTCACATCAATGCAATCTCAGTTGTTGTCCCTGGATGAACTCGCAAATGTTGTTGGGCTGCTACTCCCACTGCTGTCGGACAATGAAGCAA
Proteins encoded in this region:
- the LOC119985015 gene encoding reticulocalbin-2, translated to MGKAVVYPLLATVFIIFMFLSPKNQGDHSRLGLSRRLGYKFPAPNFDPLLTRLERAAEERGSSNAEEDSHIEDIPDAHEYLGDEGKLNITLRLMFLFPGLDNAPNDGFVTPLEMEAWNINQAMDRLSYRTHKEIELKDKNGDGDITFEEYLPQFSEEDIEKNEMGHGEAGWWKQRFMTADVDGNGSLSFDEFNTFLHPEDSNDGAMQRWVLTGKIKEMDGDEDGKLNYEEFSRHAYKIYREFEASGDDYVSTSDDKFSGLDLNNDKLLDEEELIPILHFLHPGELSYARYYSGYLIHEADDDGDGRLTLDEMMNNEYLFYSTIYDDSDEDYDHFHDEL
- the LOC119986255 gene encoding acyl-CoA-binding domain-containing protein 1 isoform X1 yields the protein MAAMGDWQQLIQSVLIGLVFSYLLAKLISIVVAFKDENLTVTRNFSAETQPQEQTRPEAKIIEGGSEDFGGRAHDLDSLIGEHGSVRNESLPGSDNDDDDDWEGVESTELDEAFSAATAFVATAAADRLSQKVSNELQLQLYGLYKIATEGPCSTPQPSALKMSARAKWQAWQKMGAMPPEEAMLKYIEIVTELYPTWASGSSMKRKAGNDGASSAEAKGPMGPVFSSFVYEEEGGNELKMDAIHAFAREGEVDNLLKCIESGVSVDAKDSEGRTPLHWAVDRGHLNIVEKLVGRNADVNTKDNEGQTPLHYAAVCEREVVAEFLVKHNAEINVKDNSGDSPCDLCDSKWNCMQLAGEQK
- the LOC119986255 gene encoding acyl-CoA-binding domain-containing protein 1 isoform X2 gives rise to the protein MAAMGDWQQLIQSVLIGLVFSYLLAKLISIVVAFKDENLTVTRNFSAETQPQEQTRPEAKIIEGGSEDFGGRAHDLDSLIGEHGSVRNESLPGSDNDDDDDWEGVESTELDEAFSAATAFVATAAADRLSQKVSNELQLQLYGLYKIATEGPCSTPQPSALKMSARAKWQAWQKMGAMPPEEAMLKYIEIVTELYPTWASGSSMRKAGNDGASSAEAKGPMGPVFSSFVYEEEGGNELKMDAIHAFAREGEVDNLLKCIESGVSVDAKDSEGRTPLHWAVDRGHLNIVEKLVGRNADVNTKDNEGQTPLHYAAVCEREVVAEFLVKHNAEINVKDNSGDSPCDLCDSKWNCMQLAGEQK
- the LOC119985337 gene encoding thylakoid lumenal 17.4 kDa protein, chloroplastic; amino-acid sequence: MATISPLLSQYGFSLRRFSVAVPPRITCSVSRDGSEGRENLFQLKEVKSVACGIFAVWALTSATPVIAANQRLPPLSTDPNRCERAFVGNTIGQANGVYDKPLDLRYCDYTNEKSNLKGKSLSAALVSDAKFDGADMTEVVMSKAYAVGASFKGVDFSNAVLDRVNFGKANLQGAVFKNTVLSGSTFDEAQLADAVFEDTIIGYVDLQKLCVNTSISAEGRAELGCR